The Spea bombifrons isolate aSpeBom1 chromosome 7, aSpeBom1.2.pri, whole genome shotgun sequence genomic interval GCTCACATTTCACGgatctacattttacagttcagtacaCCAGATAAACCTATATAactgtgtttttaaaataagatatatatatatatatatatatatatataaaacactcaCTTTTGGTGTATACTAAATACtcaaatacaattattattaatatttattgttttatatagtgccatcatattcttcaGCTGTGTACAAAGAGTATAACGTATATAacacaacagcaacagaatgtGGGTTGGACCCTGCTCAAATCTTACAATCTATAGCATCCCGTTCTCAGGATCGCATGATGTTATGTTATGCCCTATTGTAAAGAGTGAAagtcacatgaaaaaaaatctccttgGGCATAaagtacagtgctgtatacagcaatgtaTATCCGTACAACAAAATCTAGTTTTACTTCATTTTTCTCCAGTGCCTTTAGACATCGGGTGTTTTGGTTTAGATTatgctaagataacagagcaagaacACATAGAAATGATTTGTATAgcacaaaacatgttttaatcTAATATTAGTAAGaaaaaatggtgggagttcTCCTTTAGAGTTTCTAATTGAATTAGCCAACCATTATAAGGGTGAGTTGACAATAAGGGACAGAGCTTCAGGTCAGGAAATGGATTGGCTGTACTATGCAATATCCTACTTAGAAGTTCAATTTCTGGGTTATAAGCTGCTAACCAGGTTTTCATAAACACTGTAAAAAAGGCAATGAATGATCTGCTGCCAATTATATATTGACCAAATGATAAGTCATTGATAAGGAAGGATTGAGCCTCTCTCTCATGACCTATTTTCATGAACTATGCACAGGAAAGCATGCAAGATAAAAAGGTCAGGTGTTCTGGTGTTATAAGAGGTGAATGATCTATATCGCTTACCCTTTTAGCCAGCACGATGAAACAAATGCTCCTGAAATATGCTTGCGCTccggttttttttcttgcattgaagatttattaaataaaaccaaagtGAAAaggtataaagtaaaataaaacaaagggaaaaagcaaaaacaaaaggttCCATACATCCCCCAATGCTATATTATGAACATTGTACAATTCACAGTGtgcaaaatatttaatcagAACCCAAGAATGTACTAGTGGGGAGAGTTTGAATGATAAGGAGTACAAAAACCCTTTCTTCCAATACAAAGATGGAGCTCCTAGATGCATCCCATCAGGCTCACATAATGTAAAAAGGAGTGAGGCTATGTAAAGTGTATCCGACTCCCCAGTGGTTAACCATATGCCACTAGTGATGTAGAGTTTATAGCTGTCAGGAGGCaggatacccccccccccgaaatgtTGCAATAAATATGACTCAAGtacccccctcccaaaaaaatataccatTGGGGAAGTGAAGGGTATAATGTTTGACAAAACATTAATCTAACTTGTGTGGTCAGTACACCTGGTATTTATTATTCCTCCAGCAATTCCATCTGAATCCTTCAAGCTGCATCTCCTCAAAATCCCTCTAATCTTTAATCCCCACTAGCTCAAATTAGCACCCCCACTCCCAAAAGGCAAAGACACCCAGCTTTCGGGTAGGCTTTCAGGATGACTTCAATTTGTGCTATAAATTGGCCCACCTAAAAGATAAAATCCGTTTTCCTATGAATGTGCAACAAATCAGGGGGTCATGATCTCCAGACCTCGGCTATACATAGCCAAGTAGTTAGACACATCTGCCTAACCAGCTTGTTGCTTGTCTTAATAACTTTTGAATTGATTTGTTCAATAATGCCGCTCAAGGGTTGCTTCTCACTGGATGTTTGAAAATCTGGGATAACATCTGGAACACTTCTGACTAGAAGTGACTATATGGGGGCATGTTCACcaaatgtgaatgaatgaatcttTGGACCAACACCTGTGAAAGCACAAGTCTGAAGGGAGATTAGGAATTCCAATATTGCAACAAGGGTGAGGTACCAGCATGTTAATCGTTTTAACGAGCTTTGCTTTAACTGAACCAAATATCCAGTCAAACGCATGGAAGTTTGTTGGTATAAAATGCTTTTCAAAGAACATTTAGACAGATTTGCTAGCAATTGCCTAATGTTTAACCTATTGGTCAGTGACGTAGTAAGGCTTGTTACTGTGTAACAAGCTATAGTACAAATGTGAAATAATTTAGCTGATAAGCCTAGTACTTTAAACAGACACCATGGCTGCCAGGTGTATCCCTGTCTTTGTTACTGCAGCCACTTTGCTTCTAATTCCCTACAGTCCATTAAGCTTGGTTGAGGGTGGTAAGCTTCTGGTGGTGCCATTTGATGGAAGCCACTGGCTGAGTATGCGTCCTGTTGTGGATTTATTGAGTCAGCGTGGGCATGAGGTGGTTGTAGTAGCACCAGAGATCAGTATCCATCTGGGGAAATCTCAAAAGTTCGAGATGAAGATGTACCCTGTGTCCTATTCAGAAGCAGAGTTGAAAAATCACTTTACTTCCTTTGCCATGGAGGTTTTCTCTCCAAGGCCCTTACTTCAGAAATTTCAAAAGATCCGCCAAAAGCTGAAAGAAGGAGCAGCACTGATGATGGATACTTGCATCCATATGTTGAACAACAGCCAGTTAATAAACTATCTGGAGGAGAGTTCCTTTGATGCTCTTTTTACAGACCCTATGCTACCATGTGGCCAGATACTTGCGGAACACCTGTCTTTGCCTTCCATCTTCTTTCTGCGTGGAATCCCTTGCAACTTAGATGCAAAGGCTTCCCAGTGTCCATTACCAATATCTTATGTCCCGCGGATGTTTTCAGGCTCCACTGACCACATGACGTTCATTGAACGATTGAAAAATGTTATACTTGAACTATCCATGCATGCACTTTGTGATGTAGTGTATTCCCCTTATAAAGATCTTGCCTCAGGGTTTCTTCAAAGGGACGTGACTGTGGAAGAAATCCTTAGCCATGGAGCCATTTGGCTAATGCGACAAGATTTTGTCCTAGAGTTTCCGAAACCAGTGATGCCCAACATGGTGTTTATAGGAGGAATCAACTGTGTCCTGAGAAAGCCTCTGACCCAGGTggaaatttttatattttctaagaTTAGTATGCTTCTTTATTGCTGCaaactttaaataatattacaataatcagatattatatacattttgtaaggTGAGTTGAGATCTTACCTCATTACTTATGCATTATGAATGGTCAATGGTATCCCAATACATGTTGTAAGAAAGACCAAGCTGCAAAATCTGTGatttgtaattgtgtttatGTGAGTTTACTGAGGACAGTGGATGGAACTCTTCACGGAGCTACCTTATTTTAGTTTTCACTAAGCCTTCTAGAATTTTAggtttaaaacaatataattgcTTTGTTTTACTAGCAATCATTTAGAGTATACAGTTGTTTGTAGGGAAGCCAACCTGTTGCTGAATCACAATGCCTACGCCCAACAGAGATGACCTACTGAAGCTGGATAGCTACCTATgtcatattaaaacaaatttgaaAGTCTGAGTGGTTAAACCAGAAATTTGTCAAATGTCCTACGCCAGCTACTCAGTGAAATCTGAAATACTTAACTGATAAATCATTCTGTTGAGTGATGCCATGTCCctgtttgtgtctgtttctACATTACTGCTGCTTCTGTTTATTACAGTCCTTTACTGGTTGAGAGTAGAAAAACACTGGTGATGCTAATTGATGGTTGCCACTGTTAGAATGTGTATCGAGTTATGGATTTGTTGAGTTACAGAGGTTTCCATATGGTTGTAGAAGCACCAGACATTAGCATTAATGTTACCAATCCTCAAAACAGCCAAACATTATTAATGCTGTGTcttacacattatttttttcttaccaaGTGCCTGTCCACAGGAAATGTTTGTTTATGACAAGATACATGGGGAACAGTCCTTATGACGGACATATGCATTCACATCACTACTTAAGTAGCCAGAGTGATTCTCTTTTCCCAGATCCTATGTTGTCAGCTGGTTAGGTACATGCTAAGTACCTACCTTTGTCACATGTGTCCTTTACAAGTACAATCCATTGCACTTTACTGACTACCCAAGTTGGTGAAAAACTTTTAATTTGGCACATTCATGCACGTGGATTGTGATGTTCTCTCCCTAACAAAATCAAAGTTTTTTAAGAGGGGGTAAGTCTGAAGGAAATGCTCAGCTATGGAGCCATCTGGTTGACAAGAGATGGTTTTGTTGAAGACTTTTAAACCCAAACAAAGCTGAATTACTTGTGACATAAGAaagatatatgtgtatattattatttgttgttcattgttcttttttatttggacCAAAAAGATTAGGGATACGTTTAATATTTTTCTCGCATCAAATGAGCAGTAGTATTGAAACATGCCATTCCTTTTAAAACCACATCTGACCATTAAGGGAGAAGGCTGACAtaaaataattagatttttatCTAAGATGCTGTCAAGGGCCACCTTTAACACGGGGGAATTGGCCCACCACTCTTGAAGCTTGGGATGAGCCCTGCAGCCACTTATCCACCCTCTTTAAATCTGCTCTCTGTGCACACCAAGGGCCCAGAGCTTAACTCTCTGGCAGTTGTACACTGCGTGAGAAGTCTTGCTTTTACATAACATGACCCCACTGCATTCCTGCTACTCCAAAATTTTCCACAAAGGCCTGGTCAtacatgaatatgtatgtgtacttgtgtaggCGTTTGTGTGTTAGCCTGGATGATAgctttggggggcaaaaatggaataggcaggctgtttggggacactgacaagctgtttagtgTCAAAGATTGCGTGTTTAATctgggagcaaagatggcacagacaagctgtttggggacataaaaatgacacagacaagctgtttaagGGGAATGGCAAGATGTTTggtggcagagatggcacagacatgctgtttggggggcaaaatgGCAGAGGCAAGCTGTAAAAGGGGACTGAGAAGTTTGGCACAGATGAActagacaggctgtttgggggcattgACAAGCTGAAAAAGTTGGGGCTGTTGGGGCTGCTTGGGGCAGAGATTGCAAAAGCAGTATGTTTTGGGGCAATTATGGGACAGCCATGGTGTTTGGGGACACAGTAGGCACAGgaaagctgttttggggcagatATGGCACAGACAGACTCTTTGCAGGCATCTACAAGCTTGTCTctggcaaagatagcacagacaaTCCATGGGTCTAAGgtttgagaaagacctgtgtgtcgaaacattgcctgcgtgaaataatctcaccttaccatttgagtgctgagcctctgcttctttattttggatttattgaagggcTTGGTGGTACCATCTCACTactgagtgctgtattccaacctttttttctgtgaatcCGTGGgtgcactgacaagctgtttgaggtaTGTAACCTATAATCTATGCCTacaatttagggtttccatgcatttttatctataccttccATACTGAATTTgtatgtgattttcagttgatctatacctgcaatgttaGGTTTCCATGGGTTACTTATTTGCTCTGTACCTCCAAGTACAGGGTTTGACCACAAAGGTGACCTGAACACCTATTGCCAGCCCTAACCGCGACTCTCGTGTCCTTTTCTGATGACTTCGCTGGACCCACACTGTTCATTTAATATGTAATAGTGCATATTAGTGTGCTTCTCCCCAGCCCTGCGCATGCGGTGTGAGGATATCTCTCACAGAGTCAcgctagggtcagaaggagggaagaccacACAGTCTCCTCTTAATCTGCAGTCAGTTgggcaaatatttaaatactgtaatattgggaacactgtttttttaagcaaaaagtAAGTTTATTGATACCAATGAAAATATAGAAGCATGTTCTCGTGTTTTCCATAGTGAAATATGAAGTGAAAAGGTGTATCCATGTAATAATATTAACTAGAGTTAAAGTCATATTGGCAGGTTGGTAGTAAATTGGGTTATGGACAATGATAACATTGGGGATTTTTGTCTCCAGAATGTTTCAAACGTACCTTTAGCCCTAGTTCTAGAATACCCTGCCCTTTGAAAAGCTATGTATTATTCTTGCATTTGTCATGATACACTTAAAACATATCTTTGTATAACAATGGTACATGTGTTATGCTGATATGGAGTGTTACCAATGTCTGAGTCACTGCGATAAATACTTTGTTAGTGGAGCAGTTCAGTTAAGTAGCTACCAAACATCAGTCTTTGGTAGGCTTGAAATAAGAAGGTTTGAGCTGTATGACAAGAGAACGTTGATTATTCTGCATTGAAGGCCGGTGATTTCACGAATGGCTTCTTCCCGCATGATTCTTTGGATTTGTATTGTACTGGCGGTCCCAATTGTATCTGAAAGTGGAAAGGTGCTGGTTATTCCTCAGAATGCTGATGTGTGGTTAGACATGCTTCCAATGGTGGACAAATTGAAGTTAAAAGGAAATGAGATAGTGGTAGTGATACCAAGAAGCTCTTTCAATCTGGTCTCTTCTGAGAATTTAATTGTGAAAATGTACTCGGCACCTCTAGTTACATCTGGACTTATTACAGACATGGACATCACGAAAGAAGAACCGCTAATGAACAGTTTGCTCTGTGGTATTAGTACAGTATATAGGCATTTGAAATATACTGCATCAGTCCTTAGTAATACTTGTCAACATCTAATGGCAGACACAGACCTTCTTCAATACCTGCACAACATGTCGTTTAATGTTGCGGTTATGGATCCCTGGTTTCCGTGTGGTCCAATCCTTGCAAAAAATCTCTCTGTCCCAGCTATTTATGTCCTGCCGGGAATTGCCTGTGATTGGGACAACAAGGCCACTTGCTGCCCAAGAACTCAACACTTTAACCTTGACTGTGATCAGACAGATTTAGTACCGCGTATAAAGTGTTTTCTGGTTCAGGTATTGGAACATATTGCTTGCCAGCAAATTAATGCCGAATACACAAGCCTGGCCTCACATTTCCTGCACAAAGATGTGAATATGCTGGAAATCTTCAGCCAAGCAGAACTGTGGatgtttaaatatgattttgttCTGCACTCTGCAGAACCTGTGATGCCAAAAATGATCTTTATAGGAGGAGATAGCTGCGCTGAAAAGCAGCCAGTGCCGCGGGTAAGCAATGATGGGTAAAGTATTAAACACAATGACATCCTAGAGGTAATttttaaaattggaaaaaaCTACATTGAAACCAAAAAGATTCTGAGAAAATTCTGCTTAAAAGGAATTCATTGAGTACGTGCATTTCAAACCATCAAATATTTAATCTAACCTCCACTAGACCTGACTACTATACTAAATGTAGACACCCTAGAGGAGGCATTAATTACACTGCACAAGCGCAGTCAagcaaaaataaaccttactgagggcatttaaccctttcaatgctgacactttatgtaccataagaTATCGACCACATGACCAGGGGTGCTCAAACGTCATTAACAAGTCCTATCACACTTATAGCACCACTACCCGTTTATACATATTGCCCCTGTTTAACAAAATCGGTCAGTCGCCAATCACTCTGTTCAAGTAAaagtttaaaatgtgtaatatgttatAAGAAAAATGCAGCTGGATtttatataggttatatagaAAGGTTATTGTAAACTTCCAATCCCAATTAGCTGCAATCAGCACGcttcaatgttattttttatgtttcctttGAATATTCCAGCCATTATATTGATACTGCACATGCACTAAACTCAGTGTAAGCCAGCACTCACTCTCATGAGACACTAGATGACATCTGTGCGCTCATACCGGAACCTGAAGATGTAAATGCAGCAGATAAGGAGTGGATTTtagaactatttatttttaatgtatgccATATTGGTCCCCAAATAGCCAGTGTGTGTCATCTTTGTACCCAGCTTGTTAATcccacaaacagcttgcctgtgccatttatttccccaaacagcttgtattggccatctttgtccctaaacatcttgtctgtgcaaatacagtggcaagaaaaagtaagtgaaccctttggaattacctggttttctgcattaattgatcataaaatgtgatctgatctataTTTAAGGCATACCTATAGGCAACTACAATATACTTAAGCCCATGACACacaatgataatctttcatgtctttattgtttttcccaaacaattcaaccttagtttcatcgGTCCACAAAAGATTTTCCCTGTACCGCTGTGGATGGTCgaggtgctctttggcaaacttcagacaaaTAGCGATGTTAAATTAAACTCCTTCAAGCCTGTAGCTATTACTCTGGTAGTCTTGTTTACCTTCTTGAGCATTCTGCgttgtgcccttggagtcatcAATGCTGGGTGGCCAGTTCTATGGAGAGTAGACACAGTACTAAATAGactccatttaaaaaataatctgtcTTGCTGTGGACTGATACGTATGCAAACTCTGTGAGATTCTTGATTGAGGGTCTTTTTATGAGACATGGTTCACATTAGCAGATGGCTCTTGATAATaacaaactcaaaatgtttgagtgTTTTATTATATGTCAGAGTAGCTCTAAATTACACCTCCAATCCcgtttcattgattggacttcaggtttgctaactcctgactatCCTTGGTGTTcgcatactttttccaacctgCACTGTGAATAGTTGAATTATGTATTCAATGTATTCATGGTACTACCGgtagttaaaacagattgtgtttgttcattattgtaacttagatgaagatcatatcatattttaagacaagtttatacataaatgctggtaatacCAAAGTGTTTGTGCCCTCAaatagcttgcctgtgccatatttgcccccaaacagtttgcATGCGCCATCTGTGATTTAaatagcttgcctgtgccacagCTTTCCTGTGCCtactttgcccccaaacagcttgtcataAATTCGGCATAAGCCTGTGCTAGTTGTTAAGAGATAGAAGAGTGGAAAGAGAAACAATGTCCCTTCATGttcagaaagagaaaaaaaacaaatgcaatatactgtatatcctaTGTGAGAGCTGGTTCACTGTAAAGAACAAGCAGggttacataaaatacacaaaaatcgCTTTAAAAGCAGCACTGCCTTCCATCTCCTGGCAAGCCAcacttgtgccatctttgtccccaaacagcttggcaatacctccaaacagcttgcatgtatcacctttgcccccaaatggCTTGCCTGTAGCAATTATGCCCTCAAACGacttgcctgtggcatctttgtccacagacagcttgtcagtgcacccaaacagcctgtctgtgccatcattgccacCAACAAAGGAGAAAACAGAGTAGATGAAAAAATCCTGAAGTCATCTGGGGAGGGGAGGCCCAGTCCCTTTGTTCAATAAGGGGCCCCACATTTTCTGatgcatatatataatggttagcacatactatacattttttatattatatttttatatgtaaacatCACTACAAAGGTTTATTTATACGGAATAATGTGCAGTGGTTTGTGGCACtttattaatcaataaataataatgtagtgTATTGAACCATACAATGAAGGttttgtaatgtgtgtgtgtgtgtgtatatatatatatatatatatatatatatatatatatatatatatatatatatatatatatatatatatatatatatatatgcccttCAATTTGGTGGCTTTACTTTCTGATGTTTGTAAAAGACACCCTTGAAAGTAAATGAAATAGAGGCAGtgtctctattttttttgtaagacaaGATCAAATAGAGACACTGCCTAAGCTGCACAAACCACTCCCAGCAAAGCTGTGCAATAGGTAACTGGGGTTATTATTAGGCACAAAATGCCTGCTGTTTGAACACTTTTGCCATACAGAACAGTCTTAACTTTCTTAATTAATTCTCTTTTaattcatatattaaatatgagttTCTCAGCCTGTGATGTATGAAATACAGTATTCTGATAAAACCAAAATGTTACTTATATGCCTAAATAATTTTgaaagttaattattattaagtacAAAACGATTGCTATTAGAAGTACCCACAAAAGATTAGGTAGATGCTGGGGTACTTCCTAAGTAGCCCCTACTTAGAAAGTACCCCAACGTCTACCTTTTCTCCCTAGGCGTAGGCTAAAACGGACTTAAACCATGTTGTGGTGGGCAGCCCAGCATGGGGAAGCTCAAGTGTTCTTAAGCCCTTTACTTCCGATGCTTTCTACCTCAGCCCAATTCCCGGCCCTGTGCTCCCTTCTGTCCTGGTCCCACATAGAGTGCGAGCTTCAAGACGACAAGCGTGCAGTGAAGCAGGGAGAACCGAAAGAGGCAGATATACAGCtgtgagagggagagagaaggggagtgagactgtgtgcatatatatgtatatgcagtatatgtgtgtgtgtgtgtgtgtaagtgtatgattttaaatattttgtggatttgtgttagtgtatggttttacagtgtgtttgtattttgtcaGATGGTGTGAGTTTCTGGTATTaagagtgtgtgttattgtatggctTCCACTTGTGTTACTATATGCTGTTAGCatatgtgagcatgtgtgtgttagagtatggtgttaatgtgaatgtgtgtcagcatatggtgttattaccgtattggctcggatataggccgcccccgtatataggccgcaccctaaaagtttggtgcttttttaaagaaaaagttttttttctttaaaaaagcaccaaacttttagggtgcggcctatatacgacACTGCAGAGACAGGGACACCTCCAGGCTGTCCAGGATACAGGTGGCACCACTTTAATGGGAGGAGGGAAGCCACAAGCACACAAGTAAATTGAAAAGCAGCTGGGTAAAGGTATATAGGGCTTACAGGATATTtgttctcattttattttagctttattaaataaaatgtactattacttgcatatatacaaaaaaatggaatcACAGGAAAGGTAGGTGGAAATTTtggacataaaacaaaaaatagttcAGATGAGAGCCCATGGCGCTTACAACAGACGTAAACATATAGGCTTGATTAATTAATATCAATATACCAGAAATTTTATTAATGAATAGTGCTTAGATGTggaatcaataaatatatataatataatcaataATATTACGCTTTGTTGTATAGTTAATACAGTTACACCACTgaattacatacatataattattataatatataatatctattaaattctctgtatttttaactattttgcaACAAACACTGAGGGTTGTGGCTCCTCCTGGTGGTTGTATATcacaccacattttttttattttacagtattatcattttcttaaaatgctCTGCTCCGGCAAATGGTAAGACTCCAACTAACTGGAACCTTGTTAGCCTTTCAAAATGCTTGATAAATACAAAATTAGGCAATGCATTAGGCGATTATTTGCTGGGCTTTTGCAAGATTCCTTTTAGTTGGAGTATTTACTCATCATTACCTTACCTATTACCCTATCCACACAATCATGTCTTGCTCGAGGATGTGACTGGAACATAAAATGAGCTGTGAcacattaaaggtgctgttccacttagacaactCCACTTCTTGAGCTGGTACACGGATCTCCTTCTGTTCGCATTTTGAGACCTATTATAGAGTTTATGAGGAAGTTGGTTAGTTAGTGtcattgtttctttgttttttttttatcttcagtGTTTTGTATTGAGTGAATTAGTAGTATTTCTACGTTGCCAGGTGCATGTCGCCCTTACTAGTTTTTCTAAAGTGGAACCTCCTGTTCTGTATAACTGTTGTATGTTAATTTTTACAGTTTATTTCAGTATTGATATTTTTCTACTTAACTTAGAGCTCTCCTCTAAAATCCTTGATAATTTGGGTTTAAATTTTGGGGCTATCATAGCCAAAACTAGTACTACTGCTCCTTAGTGTCCAAGCTCAAGTTAGAAAAGGCAGCACTGTAGTGAAACTGTAGTCGTGAAACTGTAGTAACTGTAGTGAACGATGGATTAAAACATGTAAATTACACTGGGAATACTGGACCTAGGAGACATCCATGCAAAACTTTATATATGTGTTTCTGCCTTTTTGTTTCATGTAACCAAAGCCTACTTAGCACACATTGCTAGGTACCATACTGTCAATTTAAATATGCCTATGTTGTCTCTTCTCTGACAGCTAGGGCCAACATTTATGGCCCAGAGCTGTTACATCCTACAGGGATTTAAATTTATGTTCCTAAATGGAAATTCGGGCCTTTCCTTATGGTAACGTTATCACCAGGAGGAAGCCCTGATATGGCGAAGCATGTTGCGGACATTTACTGAGCTGattattttggttattttaatatttttattttggaattgtaTTTTCCGGACTTATTTTGGTCTATTTTCCTGCCTGGATCTTAAACCATGGAAGCTGGCTGCTGTATGTTTTAaaagtaaagtattttttatgtgtaataaaCCCTTTTTACTAcatacttattgccctatatgGTTTCTACTACCCTCCATATTTGTTGGAGAAAATTGAAAAAGGAAGATTACCTTATTGCTTTGAAGACTATCACACATCCTTCCAGAATATATCACAGACTAATCGCATATTCCGCATGCAGATATTCTGCAGCAATAAAATACAGGTGAACATAAGCATGCGCACAGAGATCCGGCTCCCCATAGGAAAAGCAGTAATATTCTTTTCATCCATTATTTTAATTGGAATTCGCTTGCTTACatgaatttttatatataaattgggCGTCTGACATTCCCTTTAATGGTATATTTTCTACTGTTCTTACAATGGTTTGTCACAATCAGGTAAACTGTGTTGACCCCTTTAGTGTTTGTTTGAAAGGCAAAGGTCGTTGTGCtatcataaataaatgtaaccaaTGAACTCTGGACTGCCTTTATTTGTACAAATGTACCCTTTCAATTACGTATAATGCAATGGGCCAAAGGATTCAAAAGAAAAGTTCCTGAGACGTACTTACTGGGCAGCTGTAGCTGAAATGATTTCTCTCGTTCCTGTTAGAATTCTCTTTCTTTTAGGGCCTTTAAGTCTAGCTTATGGCGGGAGGCTTCTTGTGTTTCCACAAGATGGAAGTCACTGGCTTAGTATGAAAAGTTTGGTGGACAAACTGACCCTCAGAGGTCACCAGATTGTTTTGGTCATCCCTGAAACCAACTTCCTCCTTAGGAATTTAGACAACTATACTGTGAGAACGTTCTCTGTACCTTACACCAAAGAATTTATAGACAACCATCTTAAAGAAGGAACTGACGATGTTTTTAAAAAGATGACTTTACCACAAAGAATTGTGACTCTGCATAAAAGGATAACAAATTACACAAATTTGGT includes:
- the LOC128501239 gene encoding UDP-glucuronosyltransferase 1A1-like translates to MASSRMILWICIVLAVPIVSESGKVLVIPQNADVWLDMLPMVDKLKLKGNEIVVVIPRSSFNLVSSENLIVKMYSAPLVTSGLITDMDITKEEPLMNSLLCGISTVYRHLKYTASVLSNTCQHLMADTDLLQYLHNMSFNVAVMDPWFPCGPILAKNLSVPAIYVLPGIACDWDNKATCCPRTQHFNLDCDQTDLVPRIKCFLVQVLEHIACQQINAEYTSLASHFLHKDVNMLEIFSQAELWMFKYDFVLHSAEPVMPKMIFIGGDSCAEKQPVPRVSNDG
- the LOC128501238 gene encoding UDP-glucuronosyltransferase 1A1-like isoform X1 — translated: MAARCIPVFVTAATLLLIPYSPLSLVEGGKLLVVPFDGSHWLSMRPVVDLLSQRGHEVVVVAPEISIHLGKSQKFEMKMYPVSYSEAELKNHFTSFAMEVFSPRPLLQKFQKIRQKLKEGAALMMDTCIHMLNNSQLINYLEESSFDALFTDPMLPCGQILAEHLSLPSIFFLRGIPCNLDAKASQCPLPISYVPRMFSGSTDHMTFIERLKNVILELSMHALCDVVYSPYKDLASGFLQRDVTVEEILSHGAIWLMRQDFVLEFPKPVMPNMVFIGGINCVLRKPLTQEFENLVNSSGEHGFVVFSLGSMVSEIPIEKAMDIAEALGTIPQTVIWRYTGKVPSNLAENTHLVKWLPQNDLLAHPKARAFITHAGSHGIYEGICNAVPMVMLPLFGDQMDNAVRIQSRGAGLMLNVLDMTPEDLSNALNTVINNPSYKENIQRLSALHLDRPIHPLDLAVHWVEFVMRHKGAPHLRPAAHELNFIQYHSLDVIGLLLFVILTTIFISLKCCCFVFRRCCGHSSRPMPKSKPKPKSKSQ